tgctgggattaaaggcatgcgccaccaccatccagcttaaattatattttcttaaagataaaGATATCtaacttgaatttttgttttgttattctgcTTCAAAGTTTAacttaaacatttgaaaacattgTTATTGTACAAAAAAatcattgtgattttttttccttttaaacattcTATTTTGActgagtgtgtgcgtgtggtgtatgtgttggtgcccatggaggccagaagagagtgttggatcccctggagttggagttacaggcagttgtgagctacttaatatgggtgctgagaattgaatgcatgccctttggaagaacaggaagtgctcttgaccacttgctgagccatctctctagccattaAATGGAATGTTTACTGTTCCTTACATCTAGATGTTTGCCTGCTTTGCCTGAGAATATTCAAATGTTGAAAAACATACCACAATATGTGTTGTGCTGATGGTGTACCTATTTTATAGTATGATTCAGTTATATGTTTAGAGAAACATAAGTGATACAGATGGTGAAAATATAGTGAGAGAGTAGAAGTTCACGTGATGATTTACCTGAGAGGTGGAAGAATGTGGTCATCAACAAGTGCATGGCTATTTCCAAGTTACTGCtgtatgctttttaaattttattctttcaattGTGAGTCTGTAATATACATATGTAATGTTTCAAATTGAAGTTTTAAGGTAGATTTGGAAAACAAGCCTGTCAGACTGTGTGTGTGGAAAATTGCTTtcatatattctatttttaaaaatacatatctaGAGCATTAATTAAATAAGATAATTTCTGAGGTATCAGTTTTATCTAAAATGAATGTAGTGACTGGATTTTCAGCTAAGTTCTTTGTATGGGAAGTGAAAGTAACTGCTAAATGGAAGTTGCTGGCTTtacaaaatatttggaaataattaactttttagaatatatatataaaaatatgaaatgtgcCCAAGAAAATCTCCTAACGTAATAGACTACTTCTACCCACCGTGTCGCATAGTGTTCTCTTATTTACTGGTGGATTTCAACAGCTGTGTGAGAAAGGATTATAAACACCCTGTTACATAAGGACACAGAAGGCTTCACCTCTGTGTCTAGTCTTTTTCACAGTGGTGTGACACTGAAATTgacacttttttcttctttagagtGCCTTTAAGCCTCTTCAGTGTTTTTTGTCACGAGCCCTTCTTTTGGTCCATGAAGGGGAATAGCTACTGAAGCCTATGCAATGTTTACGAGGAAAACAGAGTCCTGCTACACTGAGAAATCATTCAAAATGGGTGATAGGGAGGATTCTCAGTAGGAAGCCTGGGTGGGAGAAGAGTACTTtatattctttagtgtttccATCAAGTAAGAGAGAGTTCATCTACACTTGGCAGTTAAGAACTGTTACAAATGAGTATTTTGTAGAAAGATCTGAGAACAAGAATTGTGTAATGAGTTTGTCCATCTAACAGAGATATTGGCCTAAAGGCCTACTAGATCACAAGAGGTGAGCCAATCAGGTCCTTCCATTCCCAATCAAAATGAACTCACACAAGTACATTTTACATATGACAGGACAATAATAGCAAATGTTCATAGAGTAGCTACTGCTTGGCTTAAGTTTTTCCATCTACTCATGTTCTCTATCTTTTACTATGCTGGAACTAAAGAGGCCATTTGAGGGCTTATCctattaaagtaaaataacaaaaaatgtcaCAGATGGGTAGAAAATACATTGTGATCTTTTAACAAGCTTTCATTCTTGCTACAAGATGTAAGATTTGTTACTCTGCTTTGAACAACAGCTAAAACGTGGATCTTTCCTATAAATGGTATTGTTTCTATGCTTAAAGGACAAATTCAAGGCTGAGGCCCTGTGCTCACAGAGCTAGGATGCTAGAGAAGAGGTGAGACTGGGATTTCCACAGCCCCGgcctttgttctctccttccctcccagggCATTTCTCAGAACAAAGACATTTAATTGTCCAGTACAAGGTTTTATAAAGTGATGTCCTACAGTTAAATTTCTGAGGAAGGAACTATGCTTGTGCATACCTAAAATTATGACTGAGAGCCTGTACCATCATCTTCTGCTGGGTTACTTTACAACTAAATGGGGAAGTatgacaaaaaacaaatatatgttgGGTTTTGCCTTCTGTGATAGGAAAAAATAtgattaataatattttattgtttagaaTTGAAGTAGGATATAATGCACCTGTGATATTTAGACTTGATGAGGTTTGGGTATCTTATTTGATATTTGATTAAGATTAGAAATATCGTCGTAAGAGAATTCAAGATTTAGATATTCATGCCAGTCATACAAATGATGTCACTGTGACTCCACTGTAACTAAATATGACATTGAGCTACTTCTTTGTGCAAAGGAAACTGCCATGTGGACTTGCTGGAACTTTACATTGAGAGAACAAAACTTTTTAAGGAACCATGAAAGTAACTTTGGGGTTGATTGGCATTAACACCTCATAAAGCTACTTAAATGACATCtctaattttgtattttctttcagatTCAACCCTATGAAAAGATAAAGGCCAGAGGCCTGCCTGATAATATATCTTCTGTGTTGAACAAACTGGTGGTGGTGAAACTCAATGGTGGTTTGGGAACCAGTATGGGCTGCAAAGGCCCTAAAAGTCTGATTGGTGTAAGAAATGAGAATACCTTTTTGGATCTAACTGTGCAGCAAATTGAAGTGAGTAGTATTTAGCCATTCTCATAGTAAAATAGGTTAGTTTTTACATTAACATAAGTGCTATATTGTAAATGTGAATGTGAGTTTGAGCTAGTCCAAGAGAATGCTGTTTTGTCTAttggtgtgtgggtatgtgtctaAGAGTATATTATTAAATAGCATTTGTGTTTGCTGAAAGCTCTGGGTCTGTTCAGAGTCTCCTTTGATCTGCCCTCTAACTACTTTCCTTCATGACACTCAAGTTTTCTGGCTTACTCCCTTTTGGGAAGCTGGGGAGGATGTCCTACATCTGGTTAGATGGAGTGGATGCAGAACTATCCTTAGCTTCCTTCTTTGATAGAGTTATTCATTGTAGACCTTATGGGGCAGAGACcttgtcttttccttctctgtttctcactGGCAACTACAGTTATAACACTAGCAATAGCAGCTAAGCCAACATTTGTCCAGTATTTACTGTGCCCCGGGCATTCTAAGCACTTCTTCAGAAGGACTCATTTATTCCTCTCAACAGCTCACAAGTACTGTTATCCCCATTTTCTAGATGAGGATGGGCTCTAAGTGCAAGGCTTCTAGCCAGTTAATAAAGTAGAATCAAAATTTGAACGTAAGACAGTCTGGGTTTTAATTATCTGTTTTCCTACTGTGCTGCCTCTTAGCTCTTTTGAGAGACTGAGAAGATGTTAGCTGAAGTGTGATTGAGTTTGAAATTCATCCTGAGAACAGGAAACCATGACATTGCAGCATTTGTATTCTTTCCCCACAGAGGGTGGATACAAGAGCAGATACTTAATTAGCACCTGTCTACCTTCAGGCCAGGGACTACTGTTGACTGTTCACACAGCCCCAGTGGGCACTGTCCCAGGCCACCACATCTGGATCTCAGTCGAGTTAGTCATGAAATGGAGATAGTAGCTTGTATTTCAGAGGGCCATGATTTATTGAATGAGTGCATGATGAATTGCTTATCCACACATGTGCTCATGCCAAGTGGTTACTTAATAAAATGTacctatatatgtatttataaatccAGAGAGTGCTATCAGTCAGGTTTTAAACGTTTTGTAATTAACCATTGAAGAGACAATTTTAGATTGGAAGTCAGAACGTGAGTCTGGATGATCTGATTGTTACTCTCTTCTTCAGCATTTGAACAAAAGCTACAATACAGATGTCCCTCTTGTTTTAATGAACTCTTTTAACACGGATGAAGACACAAAAAAAATACTTCAGAAGTACAATCATTGCCGTGTGAAAATCTACACCTTCAATCAAAGCAggtatcagaaataaaaataactagcTGGTATGATTGTGATTCCTGGGAATTCTCTTCATTGTTGCGACACAGTAGCTCATTCCAGCAAAGGTCAATTCATGCAAGAACTTGATTCTTTAAAACTAAATAGAGGTTGATAAATATGTGATGGTTATAAACATTGGTTCTATAATTTCTAGTTTCTCAGGGGATCTTCGTGAGATCTTAGTCTATGTCTCAGATATTTAAAGGCAATTTATAAAGTTTTGATGTGTTAAGGTCTCTAGGCAGGTGGGTGACTTCCTGTAAACCATAATACTGAACACCTTTCCTGTGGAAGGGGTTTTCTTCACCTGAGTAGATAAACCTGTGGAAATTTAAGTAAGTCTTGAATGAAAACCTCTACTCTGGGGGCAAATAGTATGAGTAGAAAGGAATTCAGATGACTGGGGCAGGGGGCAAGCTTTCTAGTTAGAGATGAATAGTAGCCTGTAGAAACTTTTTGGAAGCAATGTTGGACCATTTAGTTTGTTggtattttaaaatctgttttcacatcacttttttttttatcatcataATGTGTTTGTTGCCTGTTTCCTAGTAGGCTGGCTGTCCACGTGTTCTTTCCTGCTTTCCTTTACCATTTGCTAGCTCTTACCCATGTGCATACAGCTGGCACTAAAGGAAGGGAAGCAACTCTGAATGCATGTGTTTAAGAATGGGCAGATTTCTTCAGATAGATTTTCAGGCAGAAGAACCAAATAAGTTTAAAATTACTTACTGAGTCCTTCATCTTAGAGAGTtgttaaaaaatatctttaaaatgtgaaGTGTCTTCCTATCTGTATGGCCATGGAAAACTTCCCTTGAACAtctagaaaacagattttttaaaaaatactaatgacagAATTTCTTAAAAGAATTCACCAATAATTTACTATTGACAGTCTCTGAAATGGAggcatgttttatttaatatttttaaaagattgttttatttttaattgtgggtatctgtgtatatctctgtgtgggtatatgcacatgagtacagatgcccaaggaggtcagaagagggcacaaaattccctgaaactgggattacaggagctTGCAGGCCATTTGATCTGGGTGTTAGAAACagaacagtacatgctcttgGCTATTgatccatccctccagcccttacGAAGTTTTAATATCTTGTTTTAATTGAAGGATTAGGGTACACTATAATAAAtagctttcttgttttgttttttaaggtatCCGAGGATTAATAAGGAATCTTTACTTCCTGTAGCAAAGGATGTGTCTTCCTCAGGGGAAAGTACAGAAGCTTGGTACCCCCCAGGACATGGAGATATCTATGCTAGTTTCTACAACTCGGGCTTGCTCGACACCTTTctagaagaaggcaaagagtatatttttgtttctaacaTAGATAACCTGGGTGCCACAGTGGATCTTTATATTCTTAATCATCTAATGAACCCACCCAATGGGAAACGCTGTGAATTTGTCATGGAAGTCACAAATAAAACACGAGCAGATGTAAAGGTAAATACTGAAGAATCAACTTGGGGATTCATGGTTTTACATTTAATAAATTACATAGTGAAAATACTTTTCCTGCTATTATAAGTTTCTAttttatgcacacatatttattatttacttagcaTCATTTTAAGAGGGTGTGATATTTTCTGTGGAGTACCTTAAGTTCTAAAATAACAGTGTATCATGAGCCCAGAGTTAATAATAGTGTAAATCTATGTcaatagtttaaattaaaaagttttatatgtttttatagaACAAATCTGAAATATATGAGAACACACAGCAAACTTGTTCACACCATTACTCTGCTTCAAGTTTggcatattttattatgttatccCTTTCATGgaaatttatttctataaaatgtatgtatgtatgtatgtatgtatgtattatatctATACTTTGTCTCTACACTATCTTTGTAGTTGTATAAAAATAATGCAGCTGTTTTAGTACAAAGTGTAACTTGAACATGGCATATTTGGTGGTGGTACTTGGCCTTTGATAAAATGACACACAAGATTTTACCATTTACCTGTAGCTGATACATACCAAAACATCCCCTGCCGTGGATTCTCTGCCCCCTTCTCCCACACTGGCATGGTCTTACGGCTATAAGAACATTCCCAGCCTTGAGCGGCCTCTCATTTGCTCATttgtctcccttctccccccatcCTATACCTTGTCTGGGTAGGACTAAGCTGTTTGGTGGTGGTAAGTGGTTTGGGAGTAAGAGGAATGTTCCTATAGCCAGCCttaggaaggggaggggggacttTGATGAACTCCCAGGGCTTTAATTATAGACAGGACAGTGAGTATAAAGTGACAATCTGAATCATGAATATGTTACTTTGTGTATTAGAAAATTATATAGTCAGTGTCTTCTGAAATCATAATCAATGTGGTATGGCTGACTGCAAAAGATTTGGAAGCACTCACGATTTTCTGCTTTTCTAGGGTGGAACACTCACTCAATATGAAGGCAAACTGAGACTGGTGGAGATTGCTCAAGTGCCAAAAGCACATGTTGATGAATTCAAGTCTgtgtcaaaatttaaaatatttaacacaaACAACCTATGGATCTCTCTTGCAGCAGTTAAAAGACTACAGGAGCAGAATGCCATTGACATGGAAATCATTGTGAATCCAAAGGTAACTGAAGTCACAGTCCAGGGCTCCCTACTTTCTCCCTCTGGCTTGGCTGGCCCATCagtcagacttttttttttttttttttgagacagggtttctgtgtgtagccctggctattctggaactcactctgtagaccaggctgacctcaaactcacagagatcctcctgcttctgcctcttgagtgctgagattaaaggtgtgcaccaccaccgccgggCTTTTTATCTAGTCAGGTTCTCCAGGTCTGTACTCATCCCGGTGATGTGCTCCTGATTTGACCCTCAGCTGAAAAGACCCTTTCAGCTTAGGTACTGCTTTTAGACTCATATGCCACCATCTGTAGGAATCTTGCATATGTTTTCTCAGCTCCTGGTTTTTTACTGAAAAATGGACATGTTGCTCACTCAAGTtaagagacttaaaaaaaaaaaagtcacatatgGAGCATAATATAAGTACTTGGCTAGTGTACGTTCTCGAGATTCTATGACATCACTTCCCAAGTACTAACATCACACATGGAACCAAGCTGGGTACATAAAAACCTGTGTTTTCTGGGTGTGGCAGTATATACCCATAATTCTAGAAGTTGGGAAGTAGACGTAGGAAGTAGTTCAAGTTATCCTCAGTACGTAGAGAGTTTGAtacatgaaattctgtctcaaaacaaacaaaaacaaataagcccCAAACCCTTTGTTTCCGTGCTCTTACCCtacctccttttttcttctttcttttttatagacTTTGGATGGAGGCCTGAATGTTATTCAGTTAGAAACTGCAGTTGGAGCTGCAATTAAAAGTTTCGAGAATTCTTTAGGTATTAATGTTCCAAGGAGTCGTTTTCTGCCTGTGAAGACCACGTCAGATCTCTTGCTTGTGATGTCAAACCTCTATAGCCTTAATGCAGGATCTTTGACCATGAGTGAAAAGCGGGAGTTTCCTACAGTACCCTTGGTTAAATTAGGAAGTTCCTTTACCAAGGTATGTAATTTGTAAAGATAATTCAAGAATTATTTTTCACTACTGATCTTTTATATCCCTCCATCTTTGATATGGTTTATAGGAATTGACTATAGTTTTTAATTTCTCTGGATAGTAGAATAATTTGgggacattttattttgtctgttttatgaCTCATCAGTCAGAAAGGGTTAATTCTGGTTTAATAACTATGTATTGAGCTCCTACTATATATGGGCAGTTTCTAGATGTGGAGATTTACAGCAAGCAAAGCAAACTAAAATCCTTATCTTCCTAAAATTAGCATCCTAGTGGGAGAAGCTCAGAAGCCAGTCTATCAAATACATAGTATAGCGGGCAGTAGAAACTATAGAGAAACACAGCAAGAGCAGAGCTGGAAGTGTGTGAGGGGTTGATGGTGTCACGATGCCCTGGCTGGTCACAGAGAGCCTCAGGAAGATGCCAGGAATGCTGTGTACTGGTAGAGAGCTTCAGCTAGGCAGGGGTGAAACCCAGACTTACAAAACTCCATCCTGATAACCACAGGGTAAGTTGATAGATAGCCTCCAGGATTCTGCTATGCCATCCAAGTCTAGTCTAGCCCATTTGGTCTGGAGTGCAGATGAAGCATTCGGTAGTAAACTATGAATATGTGGGTCttgaaagatgaaaaagaagTTTCAAGGTGGAAGGAATTGATTGTCAACTGCTGTTGCTGATTCAAGCTAGAGGAAAATTCACCATTAGACTTACCAGTGTAAAGTTTGGGAATATAATTGGAATGGATTTAAGGAGAATGGGAGAATCGGAGTTGGAGATGATTTTTTAAGAGTTGAAGCCtcaaagaaaaataggaattaGGTCATAAGCCAAAAAGGATATAAATGTTGAGGGTTCTGTTTTGTAAATATGAGAGAATTTACTTATGTATTGATGGGAATTAATATAGTCAGAAGAGGAAAATAACTGAAGGAGACTTGTGGAACAAATTCTTAAGGAATTTGTTCTAAGGAAAGAtctaatagtggagaggctggcTTCATGTCTGAATAGTCTAGCCAGCAGTAGAGCATGGGTTAAGGAAGAGACAAGGAGGTAGAATGGCATAGTGGGCGCCAAAACCAGTCAGGTTTATTTTCTCAGCAAAGTAGAAAACAAAGCCTAAGAACGGAAGAAGCATATAGTGATTCTTATAAGTTGTGCTGTTTCTCATCCTGAGCCCTGCTGCAACTGTCTCCTACCATCCCATAAGGCCAGCTCTAGTCTAGGATATCTCAAGCCTTGAtggtctctcctctttctctaaATCTTGACTGTGTGAACTGCTCATCTGGCTCAATGTGATGGCTACtcatttgttttctcatcttAAAACAAAGCATCTGTTCTACTCAACTGCACTATAAGATGCTTGGTTTTTAGCAGCATTACCCTATCTCCTTCACAGGAGCTTGAACATAATTAGTGCAAATAAACAGGTTCTTCCCATAGAAAACTTGCTAGAAACATAGATGGTATCTTTTAAATGTAatccctatttttgtttttaaaaatatgtttgtttttgtatatagTCTTATCCATCACTACTGCCACCCCCCTAACCCACCAAACTATCTTCTTCGCAAGCCcatatccttttttatttttgtaaagttttgtgtgtgtgtgctttttgtgaatttatgtgtaccatgtgtgtgcaggtgccctcaagATTAGAGAGCATCagatggatcccctggaactggagttagagaaggTTGTAAGCAGcctggtatgggtgctgggaaatgaatgtaggtcctttgcaagaactaAGTTCTCCtgctgctgaaccatttctccagtccagTTAAAGCTGACAGTGGGAATAAGCATACCAAAAATGACCTTCCCTCAGTGGCCAGCAGCAGTCAGCAGCTCCTCACTTGTGGGTTGAGCCTCAGGAGCCCCTTCGTCTATGCTGAAATTTGGACTGGTGACTTGTGCAGGCAATCCAGGTGCTGTTAGGAATCcatttttgaaagaatttttgAGTGAATATGCTTTGATGGTTTTATGCATGCAAACAGTGTATCTTGATTATGTTCACCCCACTTTCCAACTCCCCCTGGAACCTCAATACATTGGCTTTTCCCCttcatgttcttttccttttttgaaaccAAGTCAAATTAGTGCTACCTGTTGGATGTTGACTGATAgtgttggcttgatcttgtacagataACCCTAGTTCTGGTAAGTTCATGAATGCAGGACCATGCCATATCCAGAGGACAGTATTTCATAGcaataaaccctgtcctccacCCACTGTTCTATGTTCCCTGATCCTTGGGGTTGAGGATTGATGTCTATTGATGTCAATAGTCAtttcttctcagcactttgaccagttatgaatcTCTGCATTAACTGCTGATGATGGTAGAAGTAATCTCTGGTCAAGGTTGAGGGCAGCTGACTCATCTGTGtgtacaaacatatatatttagaagGCATTTTGATAATGTATCCTTTTAGCAATACAGCAGTTGTAGGTTCCTTCCTAGGGCTTATGACCAGGTTCACAGTACTAGGCATGAATCCAGTCAGAAGGCAGTTGTTACCTCCAAAACTCTCATGCCATTGTAgtaccagtgggcacatcttcGGATAGGTTTGTATTGTGGCATGCACATTTGTCACTGGGCAAGACCATTGATAACTTTCCTTCCCCAGTGGcctacatagcaccttctggcaTTTTCTGTGAAAGCTACCCAAGCAAAGAGGAagttttcaggtcagttccaactTGTCTGTCTTAGAACTAaaatgtgttgtcttcagcagtagaCTCATACCATTTAGTTCTGGTGGACAACCAGGAGCAATGCCAATAGCCTTTGTTCTTTTGGAGACCATGGCACCTCCCTGACCATTAACTCTTAAATAGTTTCCTATGCCTGGCAttgggattttcatttaataaccagTGTCTTCTGGGGAAAGCATTGTCCATCCATGCAGAGTCCTGGTcataaatatttccatttatcCTTAATTTTGGTAGACTCACAccaccctcctcctctcttgTCCCCATTTCTGCTTAACACTTAACCCCCCAGTATTTcctcacctattttttttttatcattgtatATTCTATCCCTTTGCCCCTtaagagccccccccccaaatactccaaatagataaatctaaaaattcaaaACGGGGCACAAAGCATGCATTTTTATCTGAGCTTGTGTTACCACACTGCATATAATATTTTGCAATCCAATGCATTTTTCTGCACTTACACTAGTTTCAGTTTGAGGTCTATTTTGCCAGatattacaatgatggtgcctggcTGTTTCCTAGGTTCATATGCTTAAAATACTTTTTCCCATCTTTCTACTCTGAAGTTTTGTGATGACATGtggtggtttgttgtttgtttttataatgtaATCTCTGTTTTTTGGATTTGTTTCTTGGGGGCAGCAAATGGACGGCTCCTACCTTTTTACTCAGACTACTagcctgtttttttttggttggagaGTTGGGACCATTAGTGTTCTGTTATTGAAAGTTGATTCATGACATTTCATTaaggaatttttatatttttcttcttgcttaaTTACTCTGGTGTGGTTTATTTCCTTTGACCTGCCTTTGGGTGGATTCCTTCAAGATCTTCTGTAGAGTTGGCATTCATTTCTTTAGTATATTTTTATCAAGGGAAGTTTTGCCTTTTCTTCAATTATGACAGATAACTTTGCCATCTATAGTATTTCAGAACTTGAAAGCATTATTCCAAACCATTCTGGCTTTAAAAGTTTATGGACCTACGTTTATATGTGACTTaatgtttctttaaatatattttgttctgtatatttagtgtatTACTTATGACAAGGGGGAGATTATTTTCCATTCTTACCTGTTGGGAGTCCTAAATGTCTCCAGCATCTGGGTCATCCTTTTCCTAATTCTTGtgattcttttgaaaatgtttttgttacaggatctcagtatgtagcccaggctagccttgaacttgaagagtttctcctgcttctgcctctcaagtgctggggttaaaggaataTGCCATCAATACCTAGCCCAAAAATGTCTTCTATGCCTTTAGAATGAGCATCTTCTCCTTTTATGTCTATAACCTGGAGACTTGGTCTCTTCAAAGTGTTTCATGTATCTTAGAGGTGCCTCTGGTCCAAGATTCTCTTTGTCCTTGTTGGTTTGTTCAGTTCCTCCACCTTGTCGTCAAGCtcagttactttcctattgttgAGACATTCCACAGagctctttgtttttaaatttgtgttttatatatacacagaatttaagattgtttttttcctcagtatttCTTTGTTGAGTTCTTTCCGTATCATCTACCACCTTCCCTATTTCATTCAGCTGTTTGTCTTTGAACATacttattattttgaattatctGTTTGGGATTACAGCTAACTCACTTGGAAGAGTTATATCTAGTTTGTTTTATGCATTGGGATTTGGACAGCTGGTGttatttctttgctgttttgtttttttaattagctaTATTCTTTTGGTTGAAGTATTTGCAATGTTCAAGTGGGACTTATTTGTGCCAGTGTGTAGTTGAGGAAATAATTGTTCAAGCTAGCTTAGGGTGCCTTCTGTAAGTTCTGTATTGTTCCCCAAATAGGGTACTGACTGGGAGAGCCACAGCTGTTTGACATCACCACTAGTCAACTGTCATACTAGTCAGTTACTATTGACCAAAGCAATTTACAGAAAAATGAGCTTATTTCTTCATGGCTGGAAAGCATGGcaccagaagcaggaagctgagcgCTCACATTCTCATTCAAGCTGAGAGTGTACACTGGAAGCAGGGCAATGCTTTAGGCTCCAGAACCTTGTAACATACTTCTTTCATCAAGACTAAACCTCCTACACCTCTCCAGTGATACCAGcccagggaccaagtgttcataCTAGAGCATATGGGGGGCAATCTCATTTCAATGACCACAGTAGAAgtgactttgaaaagaaaataaggggAGTAAAGTAGCTAGGAGGGAGAGCTGAGTTACTGCCTGGGTCCACAGATTAAATTCTTAAAACTATGGACATTATGATAACAAGTACAAAGAGGTGgtcagaaaggagaaaaaaagaggggaGAGTGTATGAGATGTGGCTGAAGAGGATAGTTAAATCAGGAATGCCTAAGTATAATCaagacagagaaatagaaaagtaatccTAAGTGTAACTGAGCCGTGTATGAATAGAAGCAAAGAGCTGTAAGGTATATGTAAGAGCAGAGGTCAAAACTGGAAGTATGAGAGAAAATCCTTACGGAGTGTTGGCACAGCTGTGCTTATTTGAAAGGGGAAGTCCTCAGATCCCTGTGGCTATAGTGGTTTCACATGCTGCCGTCTGAAATACTTTTTATGCTTCTACTTGAAGGTTCAAGATTACCTAAGGAGGTTTGAAAGTATACCTGACATGCTGGAATTGGATCACCTCACTGTTTCTGGAGATGTGACATTTggaaaaaatgtttcattaaagGTTCGTATGATGAAAATCATGTATATTATGGCTTTATAAAGTAGGCTTCACTTTCTAGTTCTAAATTTACCTTAATTTAAGGAGTCATTATTAGTGTGGACAGACCGATGATCATCCCTGTATTTAGTACTAGTGTATCCAGATACATAACCACTTAAAaatacaagcataaccaatacAGGAGTTCTGTGGAATATAGCCCTCAGTGAGAAAGGAAACACTAGGTAGAGTGAAATGGGACAGTCTTCAGGAATAGTCTCCATTAGCACTGTGAGCATTAGCTCACTCAAGATTCATAGTGAATCATCTAGTCCTGttgagaaatagaagagaatagATGATTAAAGCTCACAACTGAAGTTAACACTTGCTTTTTCCTAAGTACATCATCTTACAAATAGCCTGGATTGGTATTTTAAGTGTTCTTTTGTGTTCTAGCCATTTacttcaatgaaaatgttaaaaataagatACGTGAATGTAACTTCATTGTGTATATTGCTTAACCTAAAATC
The Cricetulus griseus strain 17A/GY chromosome 1 unlocalized genomic scaffold, alternate assembly CriGri-PICRH-1.0 chr1_1, whole genome shotgun sequence genome window above contains:
- the Ugp2 gene encoding UTP--glucose-1-phosphate uridylyltransferase, whose translation is MSRFVQDLSKAMSQDGASQFQEVILQELELSVKKELEKILTTATSHEYEHTKKDLDGFRKLYHRFLQEKGPSVDWGKIQRPPEDSIQPYEKIKARGLPDNISSVLNKLVVVKLNGGLGTSMGCKGPKSLIGVRNENTFLDLTVQQIEHLNKSYNTDVPLVLMNSFNTDEDTKKILQKYNHCRVKIYTFNQSRYPRINKESLLPVAKDVSSSGESTEAWYPPGHGDIYASFYNSGLLDTFLEEGKEYIFVSNIDNLGATVDLYILNHLMNPPNGKRCEFVMEVTNKTRADVKGGTLTQYEGKLRLVEIAQVPKAHVDEFKSVSKFKIFNTNNLWISLAAVKRLQEQNAIDMEIIVNPKTLDGGLNVIQLETAVGAAIKSFENSLGINVPRSRFLPVKTTSDLLLVMSNLYSLNAGSLTMSEKREFPTVPLVKLGSSFTKVQDYLRRFESIPDMLELDHLTVSGDVTFGKNVSLKGTVIIIANHGDRIDIPPGAVLENKIVSGNLRILDH